A genomic window from Lotus japonicus ecotype B-129 chromosome 1, LjGifu_v1.2 includes:
- the LOC130732237 gene encoding high mobility group B protein 9-like produces MSSATRTIGSGGDDGKLYPPPLASHEVIVNDAKLFLDTLKQFHFHMGSKYMIPVIGGRKLDLHTLYVEVTRRSGYEKVVAEKKWREVGSVFNFSTTTTSASYVLKKHYWNLLYDFEQVHFFKVQGPITPPADVLSGSSSSGKPDLALAEYAPKHANNGPESNVEAKGYPRYGEGTIEEKIDCGYLVSVKLGSEVLRGVIFHPEETVPPPSSRVAVTGVV; encoded by the exons ATGTCATCGGCGACGAGAACCATCGGAAGCGGAGGTGATGATGGAAAGCTCTACCCTCCTCCTCTCGCCTCTCATGAGGTCATCGTCAATGATGCTAAGCTCTTCTTGGACACTCTCAAACAATTTCACTTTCACATGGGTTCCAAGTACAT GATTCCCGTGATTGGAGGTAGGAAGCTGGATTTGCACACCCTTTACGTGGAGGTTACCAGGAGGAGCGGTTATGAGAAG GTGGTTGCTGAGAAGAAATGGAGGGAGGTGGGTAGTGTGTTCAATTTCTCTACTACCACCACAAGTGCTTCTTATGTGCTCAAGAAGCACTATTGGAATCTCCTCTACGATTTTGAACAAGTTCACTTCTTTAAGGTCCAGGGTCCTATTACTCCTCCTGCAG ATGTACTTTCTGGTAGCAGCTCCTCGGGGAAACCTGATCTAGCTCTTGCGGAGTATGCACCTAAGCATGCAAACAATGGCCCTGAATCCAATGTTGAAG CTAAGGGATACCCCCGCTATGGAGAGGGAacaattgaagaaaaaattgattgtgGCTATTTAGTGTCTGTGAAGCTGGGTTCGGAGGTTCTGAGAGGGGTGATTTTCCATCCAGAGGAAACAGTTCCTCCTCCATCATCCAGAGTGGCTGTGACTGGAGTTGTATAA